A genomic stretch from Setaria viridis chromosome 1, Setaria_viridis_v4.0, whole genome shotgun sequence includes:
- the LOC140221615 gene encoding uncharacterized protein: MHNVSTVLAVERQEPGHTHMAQRPAYYVSEVLSDSKIRYTWVQKLLYIVLISSRKMRHYFQVHKICVVSSYPIGEILHKRDVNDRVVKWSVELSEFDLDFCPRHAIKSQILADFIAESTEIQKPPFLERSEHWTMYFDGALNLKEASAGVLLISPKGEQLKYVLQINYKATNNGAEYETLIHDLCIAVSLGIKRILAYGGSKVFIEQVNKNWECTKESMDAYYMEICKL, from the coding sequence ATGCACAATGTCAGCACCGTGTTAGCTGTGGAGCGCCAAGAGCCCGGCCATACTCACATGGCGCAGCGACCGGCTTACTACGTTAGCGAGGTCCTTAGCGACTCCAAGATCCGCTACACGTGggttcagaaattgctctacATAGTTCTAATCTCATCAAGAAAGATGCGCCACTACTTCCAGGTGCACAAAATCTGTGTGGTATCATCATACCCCatcggcgaaatcctccacaaaaGGGATGTCAACGAtcgagttgtcaagtggtccgtGGAACTCAGTGAGTTTGACCTTGATTTCTGCCCacgtcatgcgatcaagtcgcagatcctggccgacttcatagccgagtcGACAGAGATCCAGAAGCCGCCCTTCCTAGAGAGGTCAGAACACTggaccatgtactttgatggtgcCCTCAACCTCAAAGAAGCTAGCGCGGGGGTCCTATTaatatcccccaaaggcgagcagctcaagtacgtgctccaGATCAACTACAAGGCCACTAATAATGGCGCCGAGTATGAAACTCTTATCCATGACCTCTGCATTGCCGTCTCCCTGGGAATCAAGCGCATCCTCGCTTATGGCGGCTCCAAGGTTTtcatcgagcaagtcaacaagaactgggaATGCACCAAGGAATCCATGGACGCTTACTACATGGAAATCTGCAAACTTTAG